A genomic window from Candidatus Kouleothrix ribensis includes:
- a CDS encoding glycosyltransferase yields MHILQIYKDYAPVLGGIENHVRDLGEGLAARGHRVTVLVTSLDRRTLIERPQPGLTVIKAARTLHLASTPLSLAMLQLARTQRPDLVHLHFPYPPGDLVYWQMPVRAPLVLTYHSDIVRQQNLLRLYRPLMELTLRRAARILPTSPNYMVSSPFLRRHAARCSVVPLGIDTARFAYADAHQAAATRARYGAPLLLFVGRLRYYKGLHVLLEAMPSVRAELLIGGSGPERERLVAQAARLGVAARVHFLGDVPDADLPGLYHAADLFVMPAHLRAEALGLAQIEALASGLPCVSTELGTGTSFANLHGVTGLVVPPGDARALAVAINALLADPALRQGYGAAGRRRAAELFALPRMLDRIETVYREVLT; encoded by the coding sequence ATGCATATTTTGCAGATCTATAAAGATTACGCCCCGGTGCTGGGCGGCATCGAGAACCATGTGCGCGACCTGGGCGAGGGCCTGGCGGCGCGCGGCCACCGCGTGACCGTGCTGGTCACCAGCCTCGATCGCCGCACATTGATCGAGCGGCCGCAGCCGGGGCTGACGGTGATCAAGGCCGCGCGTACACTGCACCTGGCCTCGACACCGCTGAGCCTGGCCATGCTGCAGCTGGCCCGTACACAGCGGCCCGACCTGGTTCACCTGCATTTCCCCTACCCGCCCGGCGACCTGGTGTACTGGCAGATGCCTGTGCGGGCGCCGCTGGTGCTGACCTACCACAGCGATATTGTGCGCCAGCAAAACCTGCTGCGGCTATACCGGCCGCTGATGGAGCTGACACTGCGCCGCGCCGCGCGCATCCTGCCCACCAGCCCGAACTACATGGTCTCGTCGCCGTTTCTGCGCCGGCACGCCGCGCGCTGTAGCGTGGTGCCGCTGGGCATCGATACCGCGCGCTTCGCGTATGCCGACGCGCACCAGGCTGCGGCGACACGCGCACGCTACGGCGCGCCGCTGCTGCTGTTTGTCGGGCGGCTGCGCTACTACAAGGGCCTGCACGTGCTGCTCGAGGCCATGCCCTCGGTGCGCGCCGAGCTGCTGATCGGCGGCAGCGGCCCCGAGCGTGAGCGGCTGGTGGCCCAGGCCGCCCGGCTGGGGGTTGCGGCGCGGGTGCATTTTCTGGGCGACGTGCCCGACGCCGATCTGCCGGGGCTGTACCACGCGGCCGACCTGTTTGTGATGCCGGCACATCTGCGGGCCGAGGCGCTTGGGCTGGCGCAGATCGAGGCGCTGGCCAGCGGCCTGCCGTGCGTCAGCACCGAGCTAGGCACCGGCACCAGCTTTGCCAATTTACACGGCGTCACCGGCCTGGTGGTGCCGCCCGGCGACGCGCGCGCGCTGGCTGTGGCGATCAACGCGCTGCTGGCCGACCCGGCGCTGCGCCAGGGCTATGGCGCGGCCGGGCGCCGCCGCGCCGCCGAGCTGTTCGCGCTGCCGCGCATGCTCGACCGGATCGAGACTGTCTATCGCGAGGTGTTGACATAA
- a CDS encoding tetratricopeptide repeat protein → MATQILGQAPQSMAVIDVDERTFQAQVLERSRTTPVVVDFWAPWCGPCRTLGPTLEKLAKEANGAFVLAKVNVDNNQRLAQMFRVQGIPAVKAFRDGKIADQFEGALPESQVRAWLKRVLPAQPNDPLAAAQALEARQPAEAAARYRLALGQNPDDHEALLGLGRLLVQQGEHEGAEALRQVPVGTPQYPTAQAWLALAEFFGEAHTSKPEALKAQVAATPNDVDARYKLAALLAHGRQYAEAIDQLLAIVGRNRSFRDDGARKVLLALFTALGDQNPLVADGRRKLANLLF, encoded by the coding sequence ATGGCAACACAGATTCTAGGGCAGGCGCCGCAGAGCATGGCAGTGATCGACGTAGACGAGCGCACATTCCAGGCCCAGGTGCTCGAGCGCTCGCGCACAACGCCGGTGGTGGTCGATTTCTGGGCGCCCTGGTGCGGGCCGTGCCGCACGCTCGGGCCAACGCTCGAGAAGCTCGCCAAGGAGGCTAATGGCGCATTTGTGCTTGCAAAGGTGAATGTCGACAATAACCAGCGGCTGGCCCAGATGTTCCGCGTTCAGGGCATCCCGGCGGTCAAGGCCTTCCGCGACGGTAAGATCGCCGACCAGTTCGAAGGCGCGCTGCCCGAGTCGCAGGTGCGCGCCTGGCTGAAGCGGGTGCTACCGGCCCAGCCCAACGACCCACTCGCGGCGGCGCAGGCGCTCGAAGCGCGCCAGCCAGCCGAGGCGGCTGCGCGCTACCGGCTGGCGCTCGGCCAGAACCCCGACGACCACGAGGCGCTGCTGGGGTTGGGGCGGCTGCTGGTGCAGCAGGGCGAGCACGAGGGCGCCGAGGCGCTGCGCCAAGTGCCGGTCGGCACTCCGCAGTATCCAACTGCCCAGGCCTGGCTGGCGCTGGCCGAGTTCTTCGGCGAGGCACACACCAGCAAGCCCGAGGCGCTCAAGGCCCAGGTGGCCGCTACCCCCAACGATGTGGATGCGCGCTACAAGCTGGCCGCGCTGCTGGCGCACGGGCGGCAGTACGCCGAGGCGATCGACCAGCTGCTGGCGATCGTTGGGCGCAACCGCAGCTTCCGCGACGATGGCGCGCGCAAGGTGCTGCTGGCGCTCTTCACGGCCCTGGGCGACCAAAACCCGCTCGTGGCCGACGGGCGGCGCAAGCTGGCAAACCTGCTGTTCTAG
- a CDS encoding response regulator transcription factor: MSDLKDKLILVVDDEPRMINFMRMNLELEGARVLSAPSGREALDQAREEMPDVVLLDIMMPGMDGFEALRRLRLFSQVPVLILTAKDNEDDRIKGLELGADDYIGKPFSHRELVSRIRAVLRRHYAPPPTPQTTVQVDQRLTIDFARREVLVNGERVNLRPTEYRLLYHLVQNAGYVMTHEMLLTRVWGPEYHDETHYLRLYVTYLRQKIEADPANPKYILTERGVGYRFVDFAKG, from the coding sequence ATGTCCGACCTCAAAGATAAACTCATCCTGGTCGTCGACGACGAGCCGCGCATGATCAACTTCATGCGCATGAACCTCGAGCTCGAGGGCGCGCGCGTGCTCAGCGCACCGAGTGGGCGCGAGGCGCTCGACCAGGCCCGCGAAGAGATGCCCGATGTCGTGCTGCTCGACATTATGATGCCGGGCATGGATGGCTTCGAGGCATTGCGGCGGCTGCGGCTGTTCTCGCAGGTACCAGTGCTGATCCTCACCGCTAAAGACAACGAGGACGATCGGATCAAGGGCCTCGAGCTCGGGGCCGACGACTATATCGGCAAGCCATTCAGCCACCGCGAGCTGGTCAGCCGCATCCGCGCGGTGCTGCGCCGCCACTACGCCCCCCCGCCTACCCCTCAGACGACCGTGCAGGTCGATCAGCGCCTGACGATCGACTTCGCACGGCGCGAGGTGCTGGTGAACGGCGAGCGCGTGAACCTGCGCCCAACCGAGTATCGCCTGTTGTATCACCTGGTGCAGAACGCCGGCTATGTGATGACCCACGAGATGCTGCTCACACGCGTGTGGGGCCCCGAGTACCACGACGAGACCCACTACCTGCGCCTGTACGTCACCTATCTGCGCCAAAAGATCGAAGCCGACCCGGCCAACCCCAAGTACATCCTGACCGAGCGCGGCGTGGGCTATCGGTTTGTGGATTTTGCAAAGGGCTAG
- a CDS encoding Hsp20/alpha crystallin family protein, with protein sequence MSNLTRWDPWSDMLSLREAMSQLMEESFVRPSAGTPTGQGFVPALDVSETQEAFTVEAAVPGLKPEDLEITVENNVLTIKGETRQETEDKQRNYHRVERRFGSFQRTIGLPNTVKPDAIKASLEHGVLKLEIPKAEEIKPRKIAVNVTNGKTIEASNN encoded by the coding sequence ATGTCGAACCTGACTCGCTGGGATCCGTGGAGCGATATGCTGTCGCTGCGCGAGGCCATGAGCCAGCTGATGGAAGAGAGCTTCGTGCGGCCATCGGCCGGCACGCCCACCGGCCAGGGCTTCGTGCCCGCGCTCGACGTGAGCGAGACGCAAGAGGCCTTTACTGTTGAGGCGGCCGTGCCCGGCCTGAAGCCCGAGGATCTCGAGATTACTGTCGAGAATAATGTGCTGACGATCAAGGGCGAGACGCGCCAGGAGACCGAGGACAAGCAGCGCAACTATCACCGCGTCGAGCGCCGCTTCGGCTCGTTCCAGCGCACGATCGGCCTGCCGAACACCGTCAAGCCCGATGCGATCAAGGCCAGCCTCGAGCATGGCGTGCTGAAGCTCGAGATCCCCAAGGCCGAGGAGATCAAGCCGCGCAAGATCGCGGTGAACGTCACCAACGGCAAGACGATCGAGGCCAGCAACAACTAG
- a CDS encoding endonuclease III, whose product MTLPGFNIDTVMAILHEAMPRYQQPLIEAMGAQQQTPFHVLIATILSLRTKDTLTAVVAPRLFAAADTPAAMLALDEEQIARLIYPVGFYHTKARTIRAVCALLLERYGGQVPADLDALLALPGVGRKTANLVLTAGYGLPGICVDTHVHRICNRWGYVQTPDPEATEFALRAKLPHQHWIPINGLLVTLGQNICHPTSPRCSSCPLAAYCARAGVTRSR is encoded by the coding sequence ATGACACTGCCCGGTTTCAATATCGACACGGTAATGGCGATCTTGCACGAAGCGATGCCGCGCTACCAGCAGCCGCTGATCGAGGCCATGGGCGCCCAGCAGCAGACGCCCTTCCATGTGCTGATCGCTACGATCCTGAGCCTGCGCACCAAAGACACGCTCACCGCAGTGGTGGCGCCACGGCTGTTCGCGGCCGCCGATACGCCTGCGGCGATGCTGGCGCTCGACGAGGAACAGATCGCCCGGCTGATCTACCCGGTTGGCTTCTACCACACCAAGGCGCGCACCATCCGGGCGGTGTGCGCGCTGCTGCTCGAGCGCTACGGTGGCCAGGTGCCGGCCGACCTCGACGCGCTACTGGCGCTGCCTGGTGTCGGCCGCAAGACCGCCAACCTGGTGCTGACCGCCGGCTACGGCTTGCCCGGCATCTGCGTCGATACGCATGTTCACCGGATCTGCAACCGCTGGGGCTATGTGCAAACGCCCGATCCTGAGGCAACCGAGTTTGCACTGCGGGCCAAGCTGCCGCACCAACACTGGATCCCGATCAACGGCCTGCTGGTGACACTCGGCCAGAATATCTGCCACCCGACCTCACCGCGCTGTAGCAGCTGCCCACTGGCTGCGTATTGCGCGCGTGCCGGCGTGACGCGCAGCCGATAA
- a CDS encoding PAS domain-containing protein, whose translation MLETTDQHLRQREFLLRVSRAITAQLDLTSVLDLVIDVAVDLLAGTAGLIALPDDTGTPLVHSAQGLPRESWPAFSGLLGTSLDDRRSMGMRLQEVAANTHLPLRQVIALPLVFRRTRVGVIYVFRAALNVAFTPEEQDLLRDFADQAAIAVSNAKLYQNVLQDKLQLDALIEQSADGVMILDPRWRITTFNRTMELLTGWPRDEAIGRPCAEVLAITTPQGVNICLVDCPLQRRPPLVNPIVEGWIAGRDGRRRYVQSRYAIQRGPQAEFLGAIANVRDITEQKIEEEMQSTFISVISHELKTPVSIIKGYAETLARDDADWGPDVLRDGLHIISDEADRLAGQIEGLLDASRLQAGGMHLDLSDWSLPALVAQVVERSAASAGEHFTFELRFSDDFPPVHADYERTRQVLENLVSNAIKYSPEGGTIRLAGRAGTDHAIVSVSDQGIGIAPEEQAKLFRRFYRVDNRLRRETQGAGLGLFLARAIVEAQGGRIWVDSQPGRGARFSFTLQLATPQLPDLAQGDGTPARAADQAPPGARPLAMLTHKPAEP comes from the coding sequence ATGTTAGAGACGACTGATCAACATTTACGCCAGCGCGAGTTCCTACTGCGCGTCAGCCGCGCGATCACCGCGCAGCTCGACCTGACCAGCGTGCTCGATCTGGTGATCGACGTGGCCGTCGATCTCCTGGCCGGCACGGCCGGGCTGATCGCGCTACCCGACGACACCGGCACGCCGCTCGTCCACTCGGCCCAGGGCCTACCGCGCGAGAGCTGGCCAGCCTTCAGCGGGCTGCTCGGCACCTCGCTCGACGACCGCCGCAGCATGGGCATGCGCCTGCAAGAGGTGGCCGCGAACACGCACCTGCCGTTGCGCCAGGTGATCGCGCTGCCGCTGGTGTTTCGCCGCACCCGCGTGGGCGTGATCTACGTATTCCGCGCCGCACTGAACGTGGCATTCACCCCTGAAGAGCAAGATCTGCTGCGCGACTTCGCCGACCAGGCGGCAATTGCCGTGAGCAACGCCAAGCTGTACCAGAACGTGCTGCAAGATAAGCTCCAGCTCGACGCGCTGATTGAGCAGAGCGCCGATGGCGTGATGATCCTCGACCCACGCTGGCGCATCACCACCTTCAACCGCACCATGGAGCTGCTGACTGGCTGGCCACGCGACGAAGCGATCGGCCGGCCGTGCGCTGAAGTGCTGGCGATCACAACGCCCCAGGGCGTGAATATCTGCCTGGTTGATTGCCCGCTGCAACGCCGCCCACCGCTGGTTAACCCGATCGTCGAGGGCTGGATCGCCGGCCGCGATGGCCGCCGCCGCTATGTGCAGAGCCGCTACGCCATCCAACGTGGGCCACAGGCCGAGTTCCTGGGTGCAATCGCCAATGTGCGCGATATTACCGAGCAGAAGATCGAAGAGGAAATGCAGAGTACCTTCATCTCGGTGATCTCGCACGAGCTCAAGACGCCCGTGAGCATCATCAAGGGCTACGCCGAAACGCTGGCGCGCGACGATGCCGACTGGGGGCCTGACGTGCTGCGCGATGGGTTGCATATTATCTCCGATGAGGCCGACCGGCTGGCCGGCCAGATCGAGGGGCTGCTCGATGCCTCGCGGCTGCAGGCCGGCGGTATGCACCTCGATCTGAGCGACTGGTCGCTGCCGGCGCTGGTGGCCCAGGTGGTCGAGCGCAGCGCAGCCAGCGCCGGCGAGCACTTCACCTTCGAGCTGCGCTTCAGCGACGACTTCCCGCCAGTCCATGCCGACTACGAGCGCACCCGCCAGGTGCTCGAGAACCTGGTGTCGAACGCGATCAAGTATAGCCCCGAGGGTGGCACCATCCGCCTGGCCGGCCGCGCCGGCACCGACCACGCGATCGTGTCGGTGAGCGACCAGGGCATCGGCATCGCGCCCGAAGAGCAGGCCAAGCTGTTTCGGCGCTTCTACCGTGTCGACAACCGGCTGCGCCGCGAGACGCAGGGCGCCGGGCTGGGCTTGTTCCTGGCGCGCGCGATCGTCGAAGCCCAGGGCGGGCGCATCTGGGTCGACAGCCAGCCTGGCCGCGGCGCGCGCTTCTCGTTCACACTACAGCTGGCTACGCCCCAGCTGCCCGACCTCGCGCAGGGCGACGGCACGCCGGCGCGCGCTGCCGACCAGGCGCCGCCCGGCGCGCGCCCGCTGGCCATGCTCACGCACAAGCCCGCCGAGCCGTAA
- a CDS encoding pyridoxamine 5'-phosphate oxidase family protein encodes MADLLAVAPAFIEMAHRIVWCSVATVDTHGRPRSRILHPIWQWDGTQLVGWVATGPTPAKRAHLAAHPFVSLSYWAPNHDTCVAECQAAWAFDDATRTMVWELFRNAPPPVGYNPAIVPGWDSPTAPAFAALRLEPWRLRVFPGSVLLGQGGVVLTWQAAG; translated from the coding sequence ATGGCCGATCTTCTAGCCGTCGCCCCGGCGTTCATCGAAATGGCGCACCGCATTGTCTGGTGCAGCGTCGCAACGGTCGACACGCACGGGCGCCCACGCTCGCGCATCCTGCACCCGATCTGGCAGTGGGATGGCACGCAACTAGTTGGCTGGGTCGCCACTGGCCCCACGCCCGCGAAGCGCGCGCACCTCGCCGCACACCCGTTTGTATCGCTGAGCTATTGGGCGCCCAACCACGATACCTGCGTGGCCGAGTGCCAAGCCGCCTGGGCCTTCGACGATGCAACTCGCACCATGGTATGGGAACTCTTCCGCAATGCCCCACCACCGGTGGGCTACAACCCGGCAATCGTGCCCGGCTGGGATAGCCCGACCGCGCCGGCCTTCGCAGCCCTGCGGCTCGAACCCTGGCGGCTGCGCGTCTTCCCTGGCAGCGTACTGCTTGGCCAGGGTGGCGTTGTGCTCACGTGGCAGGCGGCTGGGTGA